The Blattabacterium cuenoti genome includes a region encoding these proteins:
- a CDS encoding bifunctional riboflavin kinase/FAD synthetase, with protein sequence MKIYSFIDEFSSLSPCILTLGVFDGVHMGHQKIIKNLIFRAEKKYCPVLLTFYPHPKEILNPSKKFFYLNTLTERIYKLKKIGVKHLIIHPFTINFSKLSTKNFFKKILHSKFRIKKIITGYDSHIGKNRDGSYEELRKLSNIYGFQLGKVEPYKFNKKIISSTDIRESLLLGNIQWANKALGYSYTLSGNVIKGKGIGSTIDFPTANLQVNSKKLIPKNGVYAVKINYLDNIYQGMLNIGVNPTINRKNQKINIEVHIFDFFENIYGKKIDILIIHMIREEKKFNTLKELKEHLRKDEINIKKFFSCEKEN encoded by the coding sequence TTGAAAATTTATTCATTCATTGATGAATTTTCTTCTCTTTCTCCATGTATATTGACTCTTGGAGTTTTTGATGGGGTTCATATGGGACATCAAAAAATAATTAAAAATCTAATTTTTAGAGCTGAAAAAAAGTATTGTCCCGTTTTGCTTACTTTTTATCCACATCCAAAAGAAATATTAAATCCTAGTAAAAAATTTTTCTATTTAAACACTCTTACTGAAAGAATATATAAATTGAAAAAAATAGGAGTAAAACATTTGATTATTCATCCTTTTACTATAAATTTCTCAAAATTAAGTACAAAAAACTTTTTCAAAAAAATTTTACATTCTAAATTTAGAATCAAAAAAATTATTACTGGATATGATTCTCATATTGGAAAAAACAGAGATGGTTCCTACGAAGAATTAAGAAAATTATCTAATATTTACGGATTTCAACTTGGAAAAGTTGAACCTTACAAATTTAACAAAAAAATAATTAGTTCTACTGATATTCGAGAATCTCTTTTATTAGGAAATATCCAATGGGCTAACAAAGCCCTGGGATATTCTTATACATTATCCGGTAATGTTATCAAAGGAAAAGGAATAGGGAGTACTATTGATTTTCCAACTGCAAATCTACAAGTAAATTCAAAAAAATTAATCCCAAAAAATGGAGTTTATGCTGTAAAAATTAATTATCTGGATAATATTTATCAAGGAATGTTAAATATAGGAGTTAATCCTACTATTAATCGAAAAAATCAAAAAATAAATATAGAAGTACATATTTTTGATTTTTTTGAAAATATTTATGGAAAAAAAATAGATATTTTAATAATTCATATGATTCGCGAAGAAAAAAAGTTTAACACACTTAAAGAATTAAAAGAACATCTTAGAAAAGATGAAATAAATATTAAAAAATTTTTTTCTTGTGAAAAAGAAAATTGA
- a CDS encoding PD-(D/E)XK nuclease family protein, with translation MKKKIDQIIQHLLLSQKTNLNQKYILISKGYPIIEYIKNKYKSKFSSETEFFTIEKFFEKISGLQILDNHSILLYFFSILKKDDFLDKNFNSFFNWGPKILNDFQNIDINMIDVEQFFSSIISAEKMNKWNFNILEQEKFLFWEKIHEYYYILQSKLLKKGITYQGMLFKIALSRFGFFLSENSSTKIFFFIDLILNKCEKIFVQKIIQYSHGLVYNLYEYENKIKKNIFESKNQNTNSKTHKKFNDLKVIEVSKEIEQVKIVENIVYKLVKKGIKPYNILIIPGDRCLLIPLLDSMKRLGINISINIDYSFKNIPIYYTLYSIFQLLLRKDKLKKFTKKDVIRVLSDGYIQKFFLKKNSLLKKLKTENDSDFISEDFIKKYLIKNDLWIIFQISTHDTKIILLSLIGFIRKLQKRLFVNMNKHFIELRFLFNLEIYIYKLRIIVRKNKNFLFGINDVFNIYEQFVNTKSIRYIHKKKRGLYITGFMDIFFKNFDVVIITSFNEGIIPPKNHEKKYSFIPFDLRQRLKMKDFNNDVYFYHFIRIFQSSTETYLIYKNQPDEINSGEKSRFLHQMEMNYKLSTEKINNPFIPINLLKVPIVIEKTKSIIHRLHELIVQGLSPSSIHLYNYNPLLFYYKKILSLNDPEEIFFKKKVGQIIHQILKILYSPIIENFITINRIHDMKKVYESIVKKVLLGKEKTIEGKNMLFYCIIKAYIENFISWDEKSIQNGHKIFVKKIECKVSTILNVGSKQVNLHGIIDRIDEYDGITRILDYKIGFQKIKEMNVSLKNIENIFQDPSYANTMQLLIYVYLWFKSSTFFGNKKKPPSIGILSPEKNGKILQIPINFFHQKKRNITYEDYRKNFLPFLIKRISEILDPKIPIIEKIY, from the coding sequence GTGAAAAAGAAAATTGATCAAATTATTCAACACCTACTATTGTCACAAAAAACTAATTTGAATCAGAAATACATATTAATATCAAAAGGATATCCTATTATAGAATATATAAAAAATAAATATAAATCAAAATTTAGCTCAGAGACTGAATTTTTTACAATTGAAAAATTTTTCGAAAAAATTTCTGGATTACAAATTTTAGACAATCATTCTATTCTTCTTTATTTTTTTTCTATCTTAAAAAAAGATGATTTTTTAGACAAAAATTTCAATAGTTTTTTTAATTGGGGACCTAAAATATTAAATGACTTTCAAAATATCGACATCAATATGATTGATGTTGAACAATTTTTTTCTTCTATTATTTCTGCAGAAAAAATGAATAAGTGGAATTTTAATATTTTAGAACAAGAAAAATTTCTTTTTTGGGAAAAGATTCATGAATATTATTATATTCTGCAATCTAAACTTTTAAAAAAAGGAATCACTTATCAAGGAATGCTTTTCAAAATAGCTCTTTCTCGTTTTGGTTTTTTTTTATCTGAAAATTCAAGTACAAAAATTTTTTTCTTTATAGATCTTATTTTGAATAAATGTGAAAAAATTTTTGTTCAAAAAATCATTCAATATAGTCATGGGTTAGTCTATAACTTATATGAATATGAAAATAAGATCAAAAAAAATATTTTTGAATCTAAAAATCAAAATACAAATTCTAAGACACATAAAAAATTTAATGATTTAAAAGTAATTGAAGTTTCAAAAGAAATAGAACAAGTAAAAATTGTAGAAAATATAGTATACAAATTGGTTAAAAAAGGGATAAAACCCTACAATATACTCATAATTCCAGGGGATAGATGCTTATTAATTCCGTTGTTAGATTCTATGAAAAGATTAGGAATCAACATATCTATAAACATAGATTATTCCTTCAAAAATATTCCTATTTATTATACTCTTTATTCTATATTCCAATTATTATTAAGAAAAGATAAGTTAAAAAAATTCACTAAAAAAGATGTCATTAGAGTTCTATCTGATGGATATATTCAAAAGTTTTTTTTAAAAAAAAATTCTTTATTAAAAAAATTGAAAACTGAAAATGATTCAGATTTTATTTCCGAAGATTTCATAAAAAAATATCTAATAAAAAATGATTTATGGATTATTTTCCAAATTTCAACTCATGACACAAAAATTATTCTTCTAAGTCTTATTGGTTTTATCAGAAAATTACAAAAACGACTTTTTGTAAACATGAATAAACATTTTATAGAATTAAGATTTCTTTTTAATCTAGAAATTTATATCTACAAACTAAGAATAATAGTTAGAAAGAATAAAAATTTCTTATTCGGAATAAATGACGTATTTAACATATATGAACAATTCGTGAATACAAAAAGTATACGATATATACATAAAAAAAAAAGAGGATTATACATAACAGGTTTTATGGATATTTTTTTTAAAAATTTCGATGTGGTGATCATTACCTCCTTTAATGAAGGAATAATTCCTCCAAAAAATCATGAAAAAAAATATTCTTTTATTCCTTTTGATCTTCGTCAAAGATTAAAAATGAAAGATTTTAATAATGATGTTTATTTTTATCATTTTATAAGAATTTTTCAATCTTCTACAGAAACATATTTGATATATAAAAATCAACCAGATGAAATTAATTCTGGAGAAAAAAGTCGTTTTCTACATCAAATGGAAATGAATTATAAATTATCAACAGAAAAAATAAACAATCCATTTATTCCTATTAATTTACTAAAAGTTCCCATTGTAATTGAAAAAACAAAATCTATCATTCATCGTTTGCATGAATTAATTGTTCAAGGACTATCTCCTTCTTCTATTCATTTATATAATTACAATCCTCTTTTATTCTATTACAAAAAAATACTTAGTTTAAATGATCCAGAAGAAATTTTCTTTAAGAAAAAAGTAGGACAAATCATTCACCAGATATTAAAAATTTTATATTCTCCAATAATAGAAAATTTTATAACAATTAATCGTATTCATGATATGAAAAAAGTTTATGAATCTATTGTTAAAAAAGTTCTTTTAGGAAAAGAAAAAACCATTGAAGGAAAAAATATGTTATTTTATTGTATAATAAAAGCTTATATAGAAAATTTTATTTCATGGGATGAAAAAAGCATTCAAAATGGACACAAAATTTTTGTGAAAAAAATAGAATGCAAAGTTTCTACAATATTAAATGTAGGATCAAAACAAGTGAATCTACATGGAATTATTGATCGTATAGATGAATACGATGGGATTACTCGTATTCTTGATTACAAAATAGGATTTCAAAAAATTAAAGAAATGAATGTTTCTTTAAAAAATATTGAAAACATTTTTCAAGATCCAAGTTATGCAAATACTATGCAATTACTTATTTATGTTTATTTGTGGTTTAAATCCTCTACTTTTTTTGGAAATAAAAAAAAACCTCCCTCTATAGGAATTCTTTCACCCGAAAAAAACGGAAAAATATTGCAAATTCCTATAAATTTTTTTCATCAAAAAAAAAGAAATATTACGTACGAAGATTATAGAAAAAATTTTCTTCCATTTCTTATTAAAAGAATTTCAGAAATATTAGATCCAAAAATACCAATTATAGAAAAAATTTATTGA
- the leuB gene encoding 3-isopropylmalate dehydrogenase, giving the protein MKKNISVIEGDGIGPEIMKQTIKVLNSIAKKYNHDFYYHKTIAGSMAIEKFGDPMPEETIDVCLKSDAVLFGCIGDEKYDHNPRGKRPEDGLLKLRKRMNLYCNIRPIIVYSEVNKSPIKKELLDGVDFIIYRELTGGIYFGEKGRSKNGEEAYDYCFYSKKEIERIGEMAFKAALSRKKKVTLVDKANVLETSRLWREVIRKIALDYPGVNLDFLYIDNAAMQIILNPRRFDIILTDNMFGDILSDESSVITSSLGLLPSASIGNHKSMFEPIHGSYPQAKGKNIANPLGCILSGSMMLEYFGMHKEKNILEKAVRKSIEEKVCTPDIIESEFFSTTEEVGDYIDRYIQNQ; this is encoded by the coding sequence ATGAAAAAAAATATTTCTGTAATAGAAGGAGATGGAATAGGTCCTGAAATCATGAAACAAACAATAAAAGTTTTAAACTCTATAGCGAAAAAATATAATCATGATTTTTATTATCATAAAACTATAGCTGGATCTATGGCTATAGAAAAATTTGGAGATCCAATGCCGGAAGAAACTATAGATGTTTGTTTAAAATCAGATGCTGTTTTATTTGGTTGTATAGGAGACGAAAAATATGATCATAATCCAAGAGGAAAGAGACCTGAAGATGGATTATTAAAATTAAGAAAAAGAATGAATTTATATTGCAATATTCGTCCTATAATAGTTTATTCAGAAGTCAATAAATCACCTATAAAAAAGGAACTATTGGATGGAGTTGATTTTATTATATACCGTGAATTGACAGGAGGAATTTATTTTGGAGAAAAAGGTCGTTCTAAAAATGGAGAAGAAGCTTATGATTATTGTTTTTATTCCAAAAAAGAAATTGAAAGAATTGGAGAAATGGCTTTTAAAGCAGCTCTTTCTCGAAAAAAGAAAGTAACATTGGTGGATAAAGCAAATGTATTAGAAACTTCTAGATTATGGAGAGAAGTTATTCGAAAAATAGCATTGGATTATCCAGGTGTAAATTTGGATTTTTTGTATATAGATAATGCCGCTATGCAAATTATTCTAAATCCTAGAAGATTTGATATTATTCTAACAGATAACATGTTTGGAGATATTCTTTCAGATGAATCTAGTGTGATTACAAGTTCTTTGGGTTTATTGCCTTCAGCTTCTATAGGAAATCATAAATCTATGTTTGAACCTATACATGGATCTTACCCCCAAGCGAAGGGGAAAAATATAGCAAATCCTTTGGGATGTATTCTTTCAGGGTCTATGATGTTAGAATATTTTGGAATGCATAAAGAAAAAAATATTTTAGAAAAAGCTGTTAGAAAGTCCATTGAAGAAAAAGTATGTACCCCAGATATTATTGAATCAGAGTTTTTTTCAACTACTGAAGAAGTGGGGGATTATATAGATAGATATATTCAAAATCAATAA
- the leuD gene encoding 3-isopropylmalate dehydratase small subunit, whose product MKKFTMLTSQAIPLPIEDIDTDQIIPARFLKEIKREECGKNLFIDWRYRKDGSLNEDFILNNSNFSGKILLSGRNFGCGSSREHAAWAIYDYGFRVVISSFFADIFRENALNNGLLTVEVSDFFLKKLFDTIDKNPKIKIKVDLINQKVTIMETGEIDKFYIHPYKKNCFLNGYDDIDFLFSIKKDVKNFEKNRKNIL is encoded by the coding sequence ATGAAAAAATTTACGATGTTAACTAGCCAAGCAATTCCATTGCCTATAGAGGATATAGATACTGATCAGATTATTCCTGCTCGTTTTTTAAAAGAAATTAAACGTGAAGAATGTGGAAAAAATCTTTTTATAGATTGGCGTTATAGAAAAGATGGATCTTTAAATGAAGATTTTATATTAAATAATTCTAATTTTAGTGGAAAAATTCTTTTATCAGGAAGAAATTTTGGTTGTGGTTCCAGTCGAGAACATGCTGCATGGGCTATTTACGATTATGGATTTAGAGTTGTAATATCTAGTTTTTTTGCTGATATTTTTAGAGAAAATGCATTGAATAATGGATTACTGACTGTAGAAGTTTCTGACTTTTTTTTGAAAAAATTGTTTGACACAATTGATAAAAATCCGAAAATTAAAATAAAAGTTGATTTAATCAATCAAAAGGTTACAATAATGGAAACAGGAGAAATTGATAAATTTTATATTCATCCATACAAAAAAAATTGTTTTTTAAATGGTTATGATGATATAGATTTTTTATTTTCCATAAAAAAAGATGTAAAAAATTTTGAAAAAAATAGAAAAAATATTCTATGA